In Patescibacteria group bacterium, the following are encoded in one genomic region:
- a CDS encoding class I SAM-dependent methyltransferase, whose protein sequence is MNTAPLSTPQLFWEQRAQEGKIYGDEPSFGSRQALHYLKKGDEVLEVGGAYGRNSIYFTQHGMRVTNIDLSKTWIRMADKNKDSLPLINKCQDIRTAKFKKTFDVIFSNFVLHFFNDTEVLFVMKKLYKALKVGGLLINSWLSSNDIYAHTRYKNGLYIHCYTKEELDRLHAEHDFEIINMFETIELERINTNDRKTFLWFTVAKKVH, encoded by the coding sequence ATGAATACCGCGCCATTATCCACCCCTCAATTATTTTGGGAACAGCGAGCACAAGAAGGAAAAATTTATGGAGATGAACCAAGCTTTGGCTCCCGACAAGCACTCCATTATTTAAAGAAGGGCGATGAAGTGCTCGAGGTTGGGGGAGCTTACGGACGCAATAGTATTTACTTCACACAACACGGCATGCGTGTGACCAATATTGACTTGAGCAAAACCTGGATCCGCATGGCCGATAAAAACAAGGATAGTTTGCCGTTAATCAATAAATGTCAGGATATACGCACTGCGAAATTTAAAAAAACATTCGACGTCATCTTCAGCAACTTCGTACTCCACTTCTTTAATGATACGGAAGTGTTATTCGTTATGAAAAAATTGTACAAAGCACTCAAAGTTGGCGGACTGTTGATAAACTCATGGCTTAGCAGTAATGACATCTATGCTCACACGCGTTATAAAAATGGTCTGTACATACATTGCTATACCAAGGAAGAGTTGGATCGACTTCATGCGGAGCATGATTTCGAAATCATCAATATGTTTGAGACTATCGAACTAGAAAGAATAAATACCAACGACCGAAAAACATTCCTCTGGTTTACGGTCGCAAAGAAAGTCCATTAA
- a CDS encoding S8 family serine peptidase, whose translation MRKYVFLTMALLCVLIITSSGYASDEAAVDLFEHRTLLKADGWDGKEFIVKFKDEGSGERAIEDLRSRLGALKERPLHTARDMRRVEMPLGFNAERFAQLLERMPDVEYVEPNALVYALMVPNDQYYSYQWHMPQIKMEQAWDMAQGEGVVVAVVDTGIAYEDYIDPVKGTVFKQAPDFAGTTFVAGYDFMNDDAHPNDDEGHGTHVAGTIAQTTNNMIGTTGIAFKASLMPVKVLGANGSGTLADVADGIRWAADHGAKVINLSLGTTATSNTVKNAVAYAYGKGATIVAAAGNDGKKRNMYPAAYNEYVIAVGAVRYDKQRARYSNYGSFVDLVAPGGDLNVDQNKDGYGDGVLQQTFAQGNSTQFGYYFYQGTSMATPHVAGAAALLMSKGVINPSEVRSRLESTAQDLGSKGKDAYYGSGLIDVAKALQVQTGASSAPSEPPSSPPSSQPWWWNWFNGLRSQMGAFEELSLPFKAH comes from the coding sequence ATGAGAAAATATGTATTTTTGACAATGGCGCTATTATGTGTCCTTATAATCACTTCGTCTGGCTATGCTTCAGACGAGGCAGCAGTTGATCTATTTGAACACAGGACACTCCTTAAAGCGGATGGATGGGATGGGAAGGAATTCATTGTGAAATTCAAAGACGAGGGAAGCGGCGAGCGCGCCATTGAGGATTTGCGTTCAAGGTTAGGGGCTCTGAAAGAGCGCCCTCTCCATACCGCCAGAGATATGCGAAGAGTGGAAATGCCCCTAGGATTTAATGCCGAGCGCTTTGCACAATTGCTTGAGAGGATGCCGGACGTCGAGTATGTGGAGCCTAACGCATTGGTCTATGCGCTCATGGTTCCCAACGACCAATATTATTCATATCAATGGCACATGCCACAAATTAAGATGGAGCAGGCCTGGGACATGGCACAGGGTGAAGGAGTGGTAGTCGCGGTAGTAGATACAGGTATTGCGTATGAGGATTATATTGATCCGGTGAAAGGAACAGTATTTAAGCAGGCTCCCGATTTTGCGGGTACTACCTTTGTGGCAGGGTATGATTTTATGAATGATGACGCGCATCCCAATGACGATGAGGGACACGGCACGCATGTGGCGGGCACCATTGCGCAGACGACAAATAATATGATAGGTACAACAGGGATCGCCTTTAAAGCAAGCCTCATGCCGGTGAAAGTGCTGGGCGCAAACGGATCAGGTACGCTTGCGGATGTGGCGGACGGCATCCGTTGGGCGGCAGATCACGGCGCAAAGGTTATAAACCTTTCTCTCGGTACCACGGCAACATCCAACACAGTGAAAAATGCCGTCGCTTATGCGTACGGCAAGGGCGCAACTATCGTGGCAGCTGCGGGGAATGACGGCAAGAAGCGCAATATGTATCCTGCTGCCTATAATGAATATGTGATTGCAGTGGGCGCGGTGCGGTATGATAAACAGCGTGCGCGATATTCCAATTATGGATCATTTGTTGATCTAGTGGCGCCGGGCGGGGATCTTAATGTTGATCAGAATAAGGATGGATATGGCGATGGTGTACTCCAGCAAACTTTCGCGCAAGGAAATTCCACACAGTTTGGTTATTATTTCTATCAAGGCACCTCAATGGCAACCCCGCATGTCGCGGGCGCGGCGGCACTCCTCATGAGTAAAGGAGTGATTAACCCAAGTGAGGTGCGTTCACGGCTCGAATCAACTGCGCAGGATTTGGGAAGCAAGGGCAAAGATGCCTATTACGGATCGGGTTTGATAGATGTGGCAAAAGCATTGCAGGTACAAACCGGTGCTTCGAGCGCGCCAAGCGAGCCTCCTTCCTCTCCGCCTAGTTCGCAGCCATGGTGGTGGAATTGGTTCAATGGGTTACGGTCGCAGATGGGCGCATTTGAGGAATTGTCTTTGCCGTTTAAGGCACATTAA
- a CDS encoding fibronectin type III domain-containing protein has translation MKRFTIGIITMLLALVVGYPAAAQELNFSENTTVNIPDLGINLTVISGGTADSMTVNSGNVQFTLLSGQLVIVQSANGRDLVDNPDSAAATCVSSGTTSQITLSTVGTVTLTPSTSVMCTGSTGSGGGGGGGAATVTTQAAPTSISVSDLKTSTSLKVSWTKPTNTEFSFIRIYRSEVKGQKGTALPDAQTGASYTNTGLTKGKTYYYTVVAVSKTGTESTNTQQYEGAPSALAAAATKQVTGATGGMVALSDNSASVTLPSGAVSGTADVSITPTATYSSLTSAQGAVGGQAYEIAVTVGTSAVTTFSKPVTLTFQYTEEMVKGLKESSLKLQYWDATAKKWVEVAGTLNTATNTITAQVTHLTLFVIVGDKTTVANPGDLIKLTCVAGAAVNDSCRSVYYLGSDLKRYVFPNEVTFKSWYADFSGVKEVTRDELQSYPIKANVTMRPGTYLIKITTDPKTYAVEPGGVLRWIPTEEIAMSLYGAAWAKKIVDVADPFFINYQSTNAVANKLTATQYPAGTVIKYTSAPTTYYYVEGGKKRALSSSSFTQNNLRTEFIVTAPSSVVYENSTAVASAEIGVMKVAGP, from the coding sequence ATGAAACGATTCACTATTGGCATCATCACAATGCTTCTGGCGCTTGTGGTCGGATATCCTGCCGCCGCACAGGAGCTCAATTTCAGCGAGAATACCACCGTCAACATCCCTGACCTTGGCATCAATCTTACCGTGATTTCAGGCGGCACGGCCGATTCGATGACCGTGAATTCCGGCAATGTCCAGTTCACGCTTTTAAGCGGTCAGTTAGTGATAGTGCAGTCAGCGAATGGCAGAGATCTTGTCGATAACCCCGACAGTGCTGCCGCAACTTGCGTAAGCAGCGGAACCACTTCGCAGATTACCTTATCTACTGTTGGCACTGTTACTTTAACGCCTTCAACCAGTGTGATGTGTACCGGATCTACTGGTTCAGGAGGAGGTGGTGGTGGTGGAGCAGCTACCGTCACCACACAGGCCGCACCCACAAGTATAAGCGTTTCTGATCTTAAAACCAGCACGTCACTGAAGGTATCGTGGACAAAGCCCACCAATACTGAATTTTCATTCATCCGTATTTACCGTTCAGAAGTAAAAGGGCAAAAAGGTACTGCTCTTCCGGACGCGCAAACTGGTGCTTCATATACTAATACGGGATTAACAAAAGGAAAGACGTATTACTATACAGTCGTTGCGGTGAGCAAAACCGGCACCGAGTCAACCAATACCCAGCAGTATGAGGGCGCTCCCTCTGCGCTTGCCGCCGCAGCCACAAAACAAGTTACGGGAGCAACCGGCGGAATGGTAGCGCTCTCTGATAACTCCGCAAGCGTGACACTGCCCAGCGGCGCAGTATCAGGTACTGCCGACGTCAGTATTACCCCCACTGCCACTTATTCGTCCCTTACGAGTGCGCAAGGCGCCGTAGGGGGGCAAGCGTATGAGATCGCAGTCACGGTGGGCACCAGCGCGGTAACCACTTTCAGCAAACCGGTCACGCTCACGTTCCAATACACCGAGGAGATGGTCAAAGGGCTCAAAGAATCAAGCCTCAAGCTGCAATACTGGGATGCGACTGCGAAGAAATGGGTTGAAGTAGCGGGCACCTTGAATACTGCCACGAATACCATTACCGCACAGGTTACCCATCTTACCCTTTTTGTTATCGTAGGAGACAAGACGACGGTGGCGAATCCCGGTGATTTAATAAAACTTACCTGCGTCGCGGGTGCGGCCGTCAATGATTCTTGCCGAAGCGTGTATTATCTTGGCAGCGATCTGAAGCGATATGTATTTCCCAACGAGGTAACCTTTAAATCATGGTATGCGGATTTTTCTGGGGTGAAAGAAGTTACACGGGACGAACTCCAATCGTATCCCATCAAGGCAAACGTGACAATGCGGCCGGGGACGTACCTCATTAAAATCACCACTGATCCAAAAACGTATGCGGTAGAGCCTGGGGGTGTGTTGCGCTGGATCCCCACGGAAGAGATTGCCATGTCGTTGTACGGCGCTGCATGGGCGAAGAAGATTGTGGATGTTGCTGACCCCTTCTTCATCAATTATCAGTCAACAAATGCAGTAGCCAATAAGCTCACCGCGACGCAGTATCCGGCAGGTACGGTGATCAAATATACAAGCGCGCCTACCACCTACTATTACGTCGAGGGCGGCAAAAAGAGAGCGCTCTCTTCTTCCTCATTCACTCAAAATAACCTGCGGACTGAATTTATCGTGACGGCGCCATCATCGGTAGTGTATGAAAATAGCACTGCGGTTGCCAGTGCGGAGATAGGAGTGATGAAAGTAGCAGGTCCTTAA